In Arthrobacter sp. UKPF54-2, the following are encoded in one genomic region:
- a CDS encoding DUF3375 family protein yields the protein MSRSAVSSADAISARLRDLELLTKGPAWALTRSAPWVIAVLQASFTRTRPQLPLEQFHADVDAFLEQLRRQDPGLGGTANGKGFGDEWTRKNFLTRRNQSGQIVYEVTEPAARVLAFLDSLSSERSTLNGSRLGTLLGDVEKLANETNPDQSARLESLEEEIGERRQLIEEISSGEFDGLLDDEEAVEAAGNILDLAASLPADYKKMRDRIEELVGELRNQIIEESLSKGATMAQVLEADKRLRQSPEGRTFRSFTAFLEDPQQQLRFRSAIGEVLSRQFADELSQDERETLKNLVAELRTQHSQIQRIYGKLSESLNTYVQSDDYRQSVRLRKVLREAEQAIRSLPYERERPGLVRGPVLFNAGFESLAMVKLFDPDEFAAPPKLADPIAFSDSDRVRSPRTGKASPEAIRAAAAGASTLAEAWEQLPEDERHINSIRALLSHALHQGAGFDRDAWEPLDFEQIDGSTRTAYLPVVTLKKD from the coding sequence GTGTCCCGTTCCGCCGTGTCCTCCGCCGATGCCATCAGTGCCCGGCTCCGGGACCTCGAACTGCTCACCAAGGGGCCCGCGTGGGCGCTGACCCGCTCGGCGCCGTGGGTGATCGCCGTGCTGCAGGCCTCCTTCACCCGCACCCGGCCGCAGCTTCCGCTGGAACAGTTCCACGCCGACGTCGACGCCTTCCTTGAGCAGCTCCGCCGCCAGGACCCGGGGCTGGGTGGTACCGCCAACGGCAAGGGTTTTGGCGACGAGTGGACCCGCAAGAACTTCCTGACCAGGCGCAACCAGTCCGGCCAGATCGTCTACGAGGTCACCGAGCCCGCGGCCCGCGTCCTGGCCTTCCTGGACAGCCTCTCCAGCGAACGCTCCACGCTGAACGGTTCCCGCCTCGGCACCCTGCTGGGCGACGTCGAAAAGCTCGCCAATGAGACCAACCCGGACCAGAGCGCCCGGCTGGAGTCCCTCGAGGAGGAGATCGGCGAACGCCGCCAGCTGATCGAGGAGATCAGTTCCGGCGAGTTCGACGGGCTGCTCGACGACGAGGAAGCCGTAGAGGCGGCAGGGAACATCCTGGATCTCGCCGCGAGCCTGCCTGCGGACTACAAGAAGATGCGTGACCGGATCGAGGAGCTGGTGGGCGAGCTGCGCAACCAGATCATCGAGGAGTCACTGAGCAAGGGCGCCACCATGGCGCAGGTGCTGGAGGCGGACAAGCGGCTTCGGCAAAGCCCTGAAGGCAGGACCTTCCGGTCCTTCACCGCGTTCCTGGAGGACCCGCAGCAGCAGCTCCGCTTCCGTTCCGCGATCGGGGAGGTGCTCAGCCGGCAGTTCGCCGACGAGCTCAGCCAGGACGAACGCGAGACACTGAAGAACCTGGTGGCGGAGCTCAGGACCCAGCACAGCCAGATTCAGCGGATTTACGGCAAGCTCAGCGAAAGCCTCAACACCTACGTCCAGAGCGACGACTACCGTCAGTCCGTTCGGCTCCGCAAGGTGTTGCGCGAGGCCGAGCAGGCGATTCGCTCGCTGCCCTACGAACGGGAACGGCCCGGCCTGGTCCGCGGCCCGGTGCTCTTCAATGCCGGCTTCGAGTCCCTGGCCATGGTGAAGCTCTTCGATCCCGACGAGTTCGCCGCGCCGCCGAAGCTGGCGGACCCGATCGCGTTCAGCGACTCGGACCGGGTGCGATCGCCGCGGACCGGCAAGGCCAGCCCCGAGGCCATCCGCGCCGCCGCAGCCGGGGCGTCCACCCTCGCCGAGGCCTGGGAACAGCTCCCGGAGGACGAACGCCACATCAACTCCATCCGCGCCCTGCTCTCGCACGCGCTGCACCAGGGCGCCGGCTTCGACCGGGACGCCTGGGAACCGCTGGACTTCGAACAGATCGACGGCTCCACGCGCACCGCGTACCTGCCCGTCGTCACGCTCAAGAAGGATTGA
- a CDS encoding DUF4194 domain-containing protein, translated as MTEETTTAAADPEHVHAAPFTVTPRDTFVDGAALFPGDTGVLPMKVRQALVKLLKGPYIDGGRDEKLWTTLLDNQLILRSRLSELFLTLQLDHDRKVAVLRPVDPEAIGGSTRSSILRQQRALSRVETIVLLRLRLLLDRHVTAQTDPTITREEIADLVAHYQPAGQQDALRDSDVVTRAITKLLARQLLLTTGLDEVYTISNALPLALPFENIGDIPAQIEALIAASTDPSGTEPLLDLDGETAAPGEEDSDDDGDAAIGDHTEATEEQK; from the coding sequence ATGACCGAAGAGACCACGACGGCGGCAGCGGACCCGGAGCACGTCCACGCTGCCCCCTTCACCGTCACCCCCCGCGACACCTTCGTCGACGGCGCCGCCCTCTTCCCGGGCGACACAGGCGTGCTCCCAATGAAGGTCCGCCAGGCCCTCGTTAAGCTCCTGAAGGGGCCGTACATCGACGGCGGCCGGGACGAAAAACTCTGGACCACCCTGCTGGACAACCAGCTGATCCTGCGCAGCCGCCTCTCCGAGCTCTTCCTGACGCTGCAGCTGGACCACGACCGCAAGGTGGCCGTGCTGCGCCCGGTGGATCCCGAAGCGATCGGCGGCAGCACCCGCTCCAGCATCCTGCGCCAGCAGCGGGCCCTGAGCCGGGTGGAAACCATCGTGCTGCTGCGCCTGCGCCTGCTCCTGGACCGCCACGTCACCGCCCAGACGGACCCCACGATCACGCGCGAAGAGATCGCCGACCTCGTCGCCCACTACCAGCCCGCAGGCCAGCAGGACGCCCTCCGCGATTCCGACGTCGTTACCCGCGCCATCACCAAACTCCTGGCCCGCCAGCTCCTCCTCACCACCGGCCTGGACGAGGTCTACACCATCTCCAACGCCCTCCCGCTGGCCCTGCCCTTCGAAAACATCGGCGACATCCCGGCCCAAATCGAAGCCCTGATCGCCGCCTCCACCGACCCCTCCGGCACCGAACCCCTCCTCGACCTCGACGGCGAGACGGCAGCCCCGGGTGAAGAAGACTCGGACGACGACGGCGATGCCGCGATAGGCGACCACACTGAAGCAACCGAGGAACAGAAATGA
- a CDS encoding ATP-binding protein, with product MSIATMLPLGELTNPGQMRLALVQVVNWGTFHGAHTMHVDRNGTLLTGNSGVGKSTLFDAMLRVFDARPRSNEAAAQRAGGAVEDKRTTFTYMRGKVGDKAVGEGSASAFQRPGATWSAVALTFDNAAGTRVTISALFDLPKNGTESSVGRYYLIDNKPLDLAAVEGIAEKRFTKSALDAIFPDAQVFDVHKAFAERFRRLLGINSDQALPLLRVIQAGKGLGGSVNTFFRDQVLDAPATLAAADDVVEEFSNLMSIRQRLEDVRQQRDQLAPVPGLNKEYAQSLLDANRLRDLAGEEFEAYKQRLAVTVHEKTLERFKALAQAKAKELGAERGVRDSLAKELRQLEADYNNQGGNAISAIEQSLDNARVGLKLRQQVEESARKALTDAGLELEWTAAGWEQAHEHAAARSAELKDDSEALKELRFEAFDGHATRKRELAAAQQELVSLKTRKSLLPPSSIENRSAIAAATGVPEEQMPFGGELIDLAEGQDQWRPAAERALRSLATTLLVPGEHFAAVTRYLNDHPVRGALRAVDVSKPLAGGALAVEDAADGDLLTKLDILTAGPAAEAGEWIRERIALDFAYPCVEDPDELARLDKGLSLGGVVKRNRHTVEKDDRFTSRQDYVLGFDNAAKLELVAAQVEDLQQELAKAAELAQSREESHQGMTRQLEALRRVAEDHRPWEQVSAAVAADELARIEQRLKDALAAQADLEPLRANIEAARHKHQSSTEAAAVLQSEYKALDSQLTTADSLLDAARTRLEQAPPSEATAVALEPYFADFGEVLEMHELDNLANQVRTRLLAELHTAESRGQATSERLTRIFEGFVREWGTAISADHGTSIGAAGEFEARYHAIVSDGLPAQEAEFRQFFNQRTHESFSTLLHLLDEERRSITSRILPLNGILSEVNFHEGSFLELDIKQTLPATAKQFKDAIQNALKVRHTRPGKAAASSSGTGAEQDDDAELTNRYKSLETLVKRLGSQTPEDRRWRAEVLDVRGHLFIQCKEHREVQAPASKAAKRGGKRTEVFMHADTGSMSGGERQRFTAFIMAAALSYQLGIAEQGFTTYGTVMMDEAFVLASEEFAGAGIKALHEFGFQLLLAAPENVIDLSRHLGSVTEILRDKRTNRSGVLTAPVIAPGAGSGGSWRSEANPVDIVLR from the coding sequence ATGAGCATCGCAACCATGCTCCCGCTGGGCGAGCTCACCAACCCCGGCCAGATGCGCCTCGCCCTCGTCCAGGTCGTCAACTGGGGCACCTTCCATGGCGCCCACACAATGCACGTGGACCGCAACGGCACCCTGCTGACCGGCAATTCCGGTGTCGGCAAGTCCACGCTGTTCGACGCAATGCTGCGGGTCTTCGACGCCCGGCCGCGGTCCAACGAGGCGGCCGCCCAGCGCGCCGGCGGCGCGGTGGAGGACAAACGGACCACGTTCACGTACATGCGCGGCAAGGTGGGGGACAAGGCCGTTGGCGAGGGCTCGGCCAGTGCCTTCCAGCGGCCCGGGGCGACCTGGTCCGCCGTCGCGCTGACCTTCGACAACGCCGCCGGCACCCGCGTCACCATTTCCGCGCTCTTTGACCTGCCCAAGAACGGCACCGAGTCGAGCGTCGGCCGGTACTACCTGATCGACAACAAGCCGCTGGACCTGGCCGCGGTCGAGGGCATCGCGGAGAAGCGCTTCACCAAGTCGGCGCTGGACGCGATCTTCCCGGACGCCCAGGTCTTCGACGTGCACAAGGCCTTCGCGGAACGGTTCCGGCGCCTGCTCGGCATCAACTCGGACCAGGCCCTGCCGCTGTTGCGCGTCATCCAGGCCGGCAAGGGCCTGGGCGGCAGCGTCAACACGTTCTTCCGCGACCAGGTCCTGGACGCGCCCGCGACGCTGGCCGCCGCGGACGACGTCGTCGAGGAATTCAGCAACCTGATGTCCATCCGGCAGCGGCTCGAGGACGTCCGGCAGCAACGCGACCAGCTGGCACCGGTTCCGGGACTGAACAAGGAGTACGCCCAGTCCCTGCTCGACGCGAACCGGCTCCGGGACCTCGCCGGCGAAGAATTCGAGGCCTACAAGCAGCGGCTGGCCGTCACGGTGCACGAGAAGACGCTGGAGCGCTTCAAGGCGCTGGCCCAGGCCAAAGCCAAGGAGCTCGGCGCCGAACGCGGCGTCCGGGATTCCCTCGCCAAGGAGCTCCGCCAGCTTGAGGCGGACTACAACAACCAGGGCGGCAACGCGATCTCCGCGATCGAGCAGTCGCTGGACAACGCCCGGGTGGGCCTCAAGCTCCGCCAGCAGGTCGAGGAATCCGCACGGAAGGCCCTGACTGACGCCGGCCTGGAGCTCGAGTGGACCGCCGCCGGCTGGGAGCAGGCGCACGAGCACGCCGCCGCCCGCTCGGCCGAGCTGAAGGACGACTCGGAAGCGCTCAAGGAACTGCGCTTCGAGGCGTTCGACGGCCACGCCACCAGGAAACGCGAGCTCGCCGCGGCCCAGCAGGAACTCGTCTCGCTCAAGACGCGCAAGTCGCTGCTGCCGCCGTCGAGCATCGAAAACCGCAGCGCCATCGCGGCGGCCACCGGCGTCCCGGAGGAGCAGATGCCGTTCGGCGGCGAGCTGATCGACCTCGCCGAGGGGCAGGACCAGTGGCGGCCTGCCGCCGAGCGTGCGCTGCGCAGCCTCGCCACCACGCTGCTGGTCCCCGGCGAGCACTTCGCCGCCGTCACCCGCTACCTGAACGACCACCCCGTCCGCGGTGCGCTCCGCGCCGTGGACGTCTCCAAGCCGCTCGCCGGCGGTGCCCTGGCCGTGGAGGACGCTGCCGACGGGGACCTGCTGACCAAGCTCGACATCCTCACCGCCGGTCCCGCCGCCGAGGCGGGCGAGTGGATCCGCGAGAGGATCGCCCTGGACTTCGCCTACCCCTGCGTCGAGGACCCGGACGAGCTGGCCCGGCTGGACAAGGGCCTGAGCCTGGGCGGCGTGGTCAAGCGCAACCGCCACACCGTGGAAAAGGACGACCGCTTCACCTCACGGCAGGACTACGTCCTGGGCTTCGACAACGCCGCCAAACTTGAACTCGTCGCCGCGCAGGTGGAGGACCTCCAGCAGGAACTCGCCAAGGCCGCCGAACTGGCGCAGAGCCGGGAAGAGTCGCACCAGGGCATGACGCGCCAGCTCGAGGCCCTGCGCCGGGTGGCCGAGGACCACCGGCCCTGGGAGCAGGTCTCGGCCGCGGTGGCCGCGGACGAGCTCGCACGGATCGAACAGCGGCTCAAGGACGCCCTCGCCGCGCAGGCGGACCTGGAACCGCTGCGCGCCAACATCGAGGCTGCCCGGCACAAGCACCAGTCCAGCACCGAAGCCGCCGCTGTGCTCCAGAGCGAGTACAAGGCCCTCGACTCGCAGCTGACCACGGCGGACTCGCTGCTCGACGCCGCGCGGACGCGGCTGGAGCAGGCGCCGCCGTCGGAGGCCACCGCCGTCGCGCTGGAACCGTACTTCGCGGACTTCGGCGAGGTGCTGGAGATGCACGAGCTGGACAACCTCGCCAACCAGGTCCGGACCCGGCTGCTGGCCGAACTGCACACGGCCGAATCCCGCGGGCAGGCCACCTCGGAGCGGCTCACCCGGATCTTCGAGGGGTTCGTCCGCGAATGGGGCACGGCCATCTCGGCCGACCACGGCACCTCGATCGGCGCCGCGGGCGAGTTCGAAGCCCGCTACCACGCGATTGTCAGCGACGGGCTGCCCGCGCAGGAGGCCGAGTTCCGGCAGTTCTTCAACCAGCGCACGCACGAATCCTTCTCCACCCTGCTGCACCTGCTGGACGAGGAACGCCGCTCCATCACCAGCCGGATCCTGCCGCTGAACGGGATCCTCTCCGAGGTGAACTTCCACGAAGGCAGCTTCCTGGAACTGGACATCAAGCAGACCCTGCCCGCCACGGCCAAACAGTTCAAGGACGCCATCCAGAACGCGCTCAAGGTCCGGCACACCCGGCCCGGGAAGGCCGCCGCGTCGTCGTCCGGAACCGGAGCGGAACAGGACGACGACGCCGAGCTCACCAACCGCTACAAATCGCTCGAAACGCTCGTGAAGCGCCTCGGCTCGCAGACGCCCGAGGACCGGCGCTGGCGGGCCGAGGTGCTGGACGTCCGCGGCCACCTGTTCATCCAGTGCAAGGAGCACCGCGAGGTGCAGGCGCCGGCGTCCAAGGCAGCGAAGCGCGGCGGCAAACGGACCGAGGTGTTTATGCACGCGGACACCGGCTCGATGTCCGGCGGCGAGCGGCAGCGCTTCACCGCCTTCATCATGGCCGCGGCGCTGAGCTACCAGCTGGGCATCGCCGAGCAGGGCTTCACCACCTACGGGACGGTCATGATGGACGAGGCCTTTGTGCTGGCCTCGGAGGAATTCGCGGGTGCCGGCATCAAGGCCCTGCACGAATTCGGCTTCCAGTTGCTCCTGGCCGCGCCGGAAAACGTGATCGACCTGTCGAGGCACCTCGGCTCGGTCACCGAGATCCTGCGGGACAAGCGCACCAACCGCTCCGGCGTCCTCACGGCCCCGGTGATCGCCCCGGGCGCCGGCTCCGGCGGGAGCTGGCGGTCCGAGGCGAACCCGGTGGACATCGTCCTGCGCTGA
- a CDS encoding PepSY domain-containing protein, with protein sequence MRTKTAWIIGAATTAVVLGGATVAVAADGLLGPGNPVPGVSIAPQPDDDSHDSDADDAGLAPLTGADRDQAASAALARVGQGSVTEVERENDGSTAYEVKVRLDDGRTVEVQLGSDFNVLAQGAPELDD encoded by the coding sequence ATGCGGACCAAGACTGCATGGATCATAGGAGCGGCGACGACGGCGGTGGTCCTGGGCGGCGCCACGGTGGCCGTCGCGGCGGACGGCCTGCTGGGCCCGGGCAACCCGGTACCGGGCGTGAGCATCGCGCCGCAGCCGGACGACGACTCGCACGATTCCGACGCGGACGACGCCGGTCTGGCGCCCCTCACCGGCGCGGACCGGGACCAGGCCGCGAGCGCGGCACTGGCCAGGGTCGGGCAGGGCAGCGTCACGGAAGTGGAGCGGGAAAACGACGGCAGCACCGCGTACGAGGTGAAGGTCCGCCTCGACGACGGACGGACGGTGGAGGTCCAGCTCGGCTCGGACTTTAACGTCCTGGCGCAGGGCGCGCCCGAGCTGGACGACTGA